The following are from one region of the Arcobacter defluvii genome:
- a CDS encoding NUDIX domain-containing protein: MIKTPFLAVDGIIKLYDENENFKGIVLIERLNRPLGIAIPGGFVDIGETVENAVVREMKEETSLDVTIEKLLGVYSDPARDERFHTASIVYICKAYGEPVAQDDAKEVYVYKLDEIPLEKLVFDHKQIILDFLKI; this comes from the coding sequence ATGATAAAAACACCCTTTTTAGCCGTTGATGGAATAATAAAACTTTATGATGAAAATGAAAATTTTAAAGGAATTGTTTTGATTGAAAGATTAAATAGACCTTTAGGTATTGCCATTCCTGGTGGATTTGTTGATATTGGTGAAACAGTTGAAAATGCAGTTGTTCGAGAAATGAAAGAAGAGACTTCTTTGGATGTTACGATTGAAAAACTTCTTGGAGTTTATTCAGATCCCGCAAGAGATGAAAGATTTCATACAGCATCTATTGTTTATATTTGTAAAGCTTATGGAGAACCTGTTGCACAAGATGATGCAAAAGAGGTTTATGTCTATAAGTTAGATGAAATACCACTTGAAAAACTTGTTTTTGACCATAAACAAATTATTTTAGATTTTTTAAAAATCTAA
- a CDS encoding sulfite exporter TauE/SafE family protein: MNELLILVPILLASGVVAGLLAGLLGVGGGIVIVPMLYHIFIYMNIDISIAMPLSIGTSLSTIVVTSIISARSHHKKGGIDWDLSKRWIPFVILGVLISSFTSKYIDGANLKFMFGILLLVVSINMIISSFKNLVIADSLPGRFLQSIFAVLVGGFASLLGIGGGTIMVPLLTLFSFPIHRAVSTASLFGLIISVPATIGYIIVGWNVENLPLASTGYVNWLAFAVLVPMTMFFAPYGVKLAYSLNVKQLKVAFAVFLACVGLKMVLV; the protein is encoded by the coding sequence ATGAATGAATTATTAATTTTAGTACCAATTTTGTTAGCAAGTGGAGTAGTTGCTGGTTTACTAGCAGGATTACTTGGTGTTGGAGGAGGAATTGTAATTGTTCCTATGCTTTATCATATATTTATCTATATGAATATTGATATCTCAATTGCTATGCCTTTATCAATTGGTACATCTTTATCAACTATTGTTGTAACTTCAATTATATCTGCACGTTCTCACCATAAAAAAGGTGGAATTGATTGGGATTTATCTAAAAGATGGATTCCTTTTGTAATTCTTGGGGTTTTAATAAGTTCTTTCACATCAAAATATATAGATGGAGCGAACTTAAAATTTATGTTTGGTATCTTACTTTTAGTAGTATCAATAAATATGATTATTAGTAGTTTTAAAAATCTAGTAATAGCAGATTCTTTACCAGGAAGATTTTTACAATCTATTTTTGCTGTACTTGTTGGAGGATTTGCTTCATTACTTGGAATTGGAGGAGGAACTATTATGGTTCCTTTACTAACACTATTTTCTTTTCCTATTCATAGAGCAGTTAGTACAGCATCTTTGTTTGGTTTGATTATTAGCGTTCCTGCAACAATTGGTTATATAATTGTTGGATGGAATGTAGAAAATTTACCTTTAGCTTCAACTGGATATGTAAATTGGCTAGCATTTGCAGTACTAGTTCCTATGACAATGTTCTTTGCACCATATGGTGTAAAATTAGCATATAGCTTAAATGTAAAACAACTTAAAGTTGCTTTTGCAGTATTTTTAGCTTGTGTTGGATTGAAAATGGTTTTAGTTTAA
- a CDS encoding gamma-glutamyltransferase family protein — MNNLPLTQISNNGMVVSPHHKASDAGLEILKQGGNAIEATIAVASSLAVHYPHMTGIGGDAFWLIYDPKEGVSFIEASGYSGFDVNMNQYKGLKDIPFRGRLAANSVAGAVSAWNLAYEKSKKKWNGKLSTSKLVEEAVDSAINGIVVTQSLSQTLEEKKDELIVDSYFADIYYPKGKVPQKGESLIQEKLGNTLKTLGINGFDDFYRGTLAQNISKDLEDRDSLLSKKDLQEHHASWNTPLEMKTSNAKLFNASAPTQGVASLMILGLFDRWLEKLPQKDSSNHVHLLVEATKIAFKHRDKMNTAATPEELQAWLEPEYLDKLSQEIDLEKAMPWGENAAPGDTTWFAVSDNEGRVVSAIQSIYHEFGSGLTLPKTGIVWQNRGCSFKLDSTHIQALKPHKKPFHTLNPAIALFDDGRVMAYGTMGGDGQPQTQAAIFSRYAYYNEDLQTCINNPRWLLGRTWGNSSQSLKLESRFDKKLIEELKAKGHDVEILGEFDSAVGHAGALVYDKSKTIKGAFDPRSDGKASGF, encoded by the coding sequence ATGAATAATTTACCTTTAACACAAATTTCAAACAACGGTATGGTAGTTTCACCACACCATAAAGCATCTGATGCTGGACTTGAAATCTTAAAACAAGGAGGAAATGCAATTGAAGCTACAATTGCAGTTGCCTCATCGTTGGCAGTTCACTACCCACATATGACTGGGATTGGTGGAGATGCCTTTTGGCTAATTTATGACCCTAAAGAGGGCGTAAGTTTTATTGAAGCATCAGGTTACTCAGGTTTTGATGTTAATATGAATCAATATAAAGGTTTAAAAGACATTCCTTTTAGAGGAAGATTAGCTGCAAATAGTGTAGCTGGTGCAGTTTCAGCTTGGAATTTAGCTTATGAAAAAAGTAAAAAAAAGTGGAATGGAAAACTTTCAACATCAAAACTTGTTGAAGAAGCAGTTGATTCAGCTATAAATGGAATAGTTGTAACACAATCTTTATCTCAAACTTTAGAAGAGAAAAAAGATGAGTTAATAGTAGATTCATATTTTGCAGATATCTATTATCCAAAAGGGAAAGTACCACAAAAAGGTGAAAGTCTAATACAAGAAAAACTTGGAAATACTTTAAAAACTCTTGGAATTAATGGATTTGATGATTTTTATAGAGGAACTTTAGCTCAAAATATCTCAAAAGATTTAGAAGATAGAGATTCTTTATTATCAAAAAAAGATTTACAAGAGCACCATGCTTCTTGGAATACACCTTTAGAAATGAAAACGAGTAATGCAAAATTATTTAATGCTTCAGCTCCAACACAAGGAGTTGCATCACTGATGATTTTAGGTTTATTTGATAGATGGCTTGAAAAATTGCCACAAAAGGATTCATCTAACCATGTTCATTTATTGGTTGAAGCAACAAAAATTGCTTTTAAACATAGAGATAAAATGAATACAGCTGCAACTCCCGAAGAACTTCAAGCTTGGCTTGAACCTGAATATTTAGATAAATTAAGTCAAGAAATTGATTTAGAAAAAGCTATGCCTTGGGGTGAGAATGCAGCACCAGGCGATACTACTTGGTTTGCAGTTTCAGATAATGAAGGAAGAGTTGTAAGTGCGATTCAAAGTATTTATCATGAGTTTGGAAGTGGATTAACACTTCCTAAAACTGGTATTGTTTGGCAAAATAGAGGTTGTAGCTTTAAACTTGATTCAACACATATTCAAGCTTTAAAGCCACATAAAAAACCTTTTCATACATTAAATCCTGCGATTGCTCTTTTTGATGATGGAAGAGTTATGGCTTATGGAACAATGGGTGGAGATGGACAACCTCAAACACAAGCAGCAATATTTTCTAGATATGCTTATTATAATGAAGATTTACAAACTTGCATAAATAATCCAAGATGGCTTTTAGGAAGAACATGGGGTAATTCATCTCAAAGTTTAAAACTTGAATCAAGATTTGATAAAAAGTTAATTGAAGAATTAAAAGCAAAAGGGCATGATGTTGAAATCTTAGGAGAATTTGATTCAGCTGTTGGACATGCTGGAGCTTTAGTTTATGATAAATCAAAAACAATAAAAGGGGCATTTGACCCAAGAAGTGATGGAAAAGCTTCAGGCTTTTAA
- a CDS encoding TRAP transporter large permease, which produces MDPQILAIMMVVSLFALILLGVPVAFAIAGAGLVFGVIGVDLNLFNLLPSRIFGVLTNYTLLAVPLFVFMGILLEKSRLAERMLDVLGLLSGKKPGGMAIAIIVVGILMGASTGIVGATVVTLTMIALPTLLKRNYSHSVACGTICASGTLGQIIPPSLVLILLADISGEAIGPLFAAALMPGLLLSVCYIIYIILLSKFAPHHVPAIDEEEISQYSKKELWIEFFKSVAPPFLLIFAVLGSIIGGLAAPTEAASMGAIGALVIVFISKRLSLEILKETIYETMKVTGMIMFVLIASQVFGLSFRGLDGDYLVEDLFASIPGGMWGAIIFMMIVLFFLGFFLEWIEISYIVLPLVLPIFHALNVDMIWLGILVALNLQSSFLTPPFGWSLFFLKGVAPKEIKTMDIYKGVLPFIAIQIIVIVLVMVFPEIALWLPKAIGWM; this is translated from the coding sequence ATGGATCCGCAAATATTAGCAATTATGATGGTGGTATCTCTTTTTGCACTTATTTTATTAGGAGTTCCTGTTGCATTTGCAATTGCAGGAGCTGGTTTAGTTTTTGGAGTTATTGGAGTTGATTTAAATCTATTTAATCTTTTACCTTCTAGAATTTTTGGTGTTTTAACGAACTATACTTTACTTGCTGTTCCTCTTTTTGTCTTTATGGGTATTTTATTGGAAAAATCTCGTTTAGCTGAAAGAATGCTTGATGTATTAGGACTATTATCTGGAAAAAAACCTGGTGGTATGGCAATAGCAATTATTGTAGTTGGAATTTTAATGGGTGCTTCAACAGGAATTGTAGGAGCTACAGTTGTAACTTTAACTATGATAGCACTTCCAACACTATTAAAAAGGAATTATAGTCATAGTGTAGCTTGTGGTACTATTTGTGCCTCTGGGACTTTAGGACAAATTATTCCTCCTAGTTTAGTTTTAATTTTATTAGCTGATATTAGTGGAGAGGCTATTGGTCCTTTATTTGCAGCAGCTCTTATGCCTGGACTACTTTTGAGTGTTTGTTATATAATTTATATTATTTTATTAAGTAAATTTGCACCTCATCATGTACCTGCTATTGATGAAGAAGAGATTTCACAATACTCAAAAAAAGAGTTATGGATTGAGTTCTTTAAATCTGTTGCACCACCTTTTTTACTAATTTTTGCCGTATTAGGTTCAATCATAGGTGGACTTGCAGCTCCAACAGAAGCTGCATCAATGGGAGCAATTGGTGCTTTAGTAATAGTTTTTATAAGTAAAAGATTAAGTTTAGAAATTTTAAAAGAAACTATATATGAAACTATGAAAGTAACTGGAATGATTATGTTCGTTTTAATTGCTTCTCAAGTTTTTGGATTAAGTTTTAGAGGATTAGATGGAGATTATTTAGTTGAAGATTTATTTGCTTCAATACCTGGTGGTATGTGGGGTGCAATAATATTTATGATGATTGTTTTATTCTTTTTAGGTTTTTTCTTAGAATGGATAGAAATTTCATATATAGTGCTTCCTCTTGTATTACCGATTTTTCACGCACTAAATGTAGATATGATATGGCTTGGAATTTTAGTTGCACTAAATTTACAATCTTCATTTTTAACCCCACCTTTTGGTTGGTCACTATTCTTCTTAAAAGGAGTAGCTCCAAAAGAAATTAAAACAATGGATATATATAAAGGGGTATTACCATTTATTGCAATTCAGATTATTGTAATTGTACTTGTTATGGTATTCCCAGAAATAGCACTTTGGTTACCCAAAGCAATAGGATGGATGTAA
- a CDS encoding TRAP transporter small permease subunit has translation MISDISNRLDAFVERTGQITSWLILILVLMVAGDVLFRYFFHISSIAEQELQWHILAAIAMFGSAFTFQQGEHVRVDLFYNHYSKKVKLYMDILVPILIIIPFSIFIIYLSSEYVMQSYNTGEISPDPGGFTL, from the coding sequence ATGATTTCAGATATTTCAAATAGACTTGATGCGTTCGTAGAACGCACAGGTCAAATAACTTCTTGGTTGATTCTTATTTTGGTTTTAATGGTTGCGGGAGATGTTCTTTTTAGATATTTTTTTCATATTAGCTCAATTGCTGAACAAGAGTTACAATGGCACATTTTAGCAGCTATTGCTATGTTTGGTTCTGCTTTTACTTTTCAACAAGGTGAACATGTAAGAGTTGATCTTTTTTATAATCACTATAGTAAAAAAGTAAAACTATATATGGATATATTAGTTCCTATATTAATCATTATTCCTTTTTCAATATTTATAATATATTTATCAAGTGAATATGTGATGCAATCATACAATACAGGGGAAATCTCTCCAGACCCAGGGGGGTTTACCTTATAG
- a CDS encoding TRAP transporter substrate-binding protein — protein MTNNRREFIKKTGLAGIGAAIAIPSIASAESTKTFRWKMTNCYGAGAPFYSVGPGSASYFCERVDELSGGRLKIKHYPAGELIPAMEGFDSVSKGTIQMNWGNSFFWAGKTFAAQYFTAVPFGMNFQGTNAWLQFGGGQELWDEVYKPFNVIGLAAGNTGVQMTGWFKKEINSVADLNGLRMRVPGLAGKVLEQLGVSVKLLPGGEIFPALERGVIDAAEFVGPFQDRKMEFQKAAKYYYTTGWGEPSNTTECLINKDAWDSLPKDLQAIVRAVAAECNLMGLSWSEANNSEALEDLVKNQGVQAKTLPDSVIEKLREVTFATYDKLTAENPLVKKVHDSYFTFKAMHDEWQNKSEEVVMTKLSS, from the coding sequence ATGACTAATAATAGAAGAGAATTTATTAAGAAAACAGGTTTAGCTGGTATTGGTGCTGCAATTGCAATACCCTCAATTGCAAGTGCAGAATCAACTAAAACTTTTAGATGGAAAATGACAAATTGTTATGGAGCAGGAGCACCATTTTATTCTGTTGGTCCTGGAAGTGCAAGTTACTTTTGTGAAAGAGTTGATGAATTATCAGGAGGTAGATTAAAAATTAAACACTATCCTGCTGGTGAACTTATTCCTGCAATGGAAGGTTTTGATTCAGTATCAAAAGGTACAATCCAAATGAACTGGGGTAACTCATTTTTTTGGGCTGGTAAAACATTTGCAGCTCAATATTTTACTGCTGTTCCTTTTGGAATGAACTTCCAAGGAACAAATGCTTGGCTTCAATTTGGTGGAGGACAAGAGTTATGGGATGAAGTTTATAAACCATTTAATGTAATAGGACTAGCAGCAGGGAATACAGGTGTTCAAATGACAGGTTGGTTTAAAAAAGAGATTAACTCTGTTGCAGATTTAAATGGTCTTAGAATGAGAGTTCCTGGACTTGCTGGAAAAGTATTAGAACAACTTGGAGTTAGTGTTAAATTACTTCCAGGTGGAGAAATTTTCCCTGCACTTGAAAGAGGTGTAATTGATGCTGCTGAATTTGTGGGACCATTTCAAGATAGAAAAATGGAATTCCAAAAAGCTGCAAAATATTACTATACAACAGGATGGGGAGAACCAAGTAATACAACAGAGTGTTTAATCAATAAAGATGCGTGGGATTCGTTACCAAAAGATTTACAAGCAATCGTAAGAGCAGTTGCAGCAGAGTGTAATCTTATGGGATTATCTTGGTCTGAAGCAAATAACTCTGAAGCTTTAGAAGATTTAGTTAAAAATCAAGGTGTACAAGCAAAAACATTACCTGATTCTGTTATTGAAAAATTAAGAGAAGTTACGTTTGCTACATATGATAAATTAACAGCAGAAAATCCTTTAGTTAAAAAAGTTCACGATAGCTACTTTACTTTTAAAGCAATGCACGATGAGTGGCAAAATAAAAGTGAAGAAGTAGTAATGACTAAGTTGTCATCATGA
- a CDS encoding ureidoglycolate lyase gives MRIEIKPKPLTREAFKKFGEVIEKEGRESMIINRGSAEKFYEVCNMDANEKGVKSILHIYIGKGREFPLHINMLEKHPYFSQTFVPRSKEPFYCVVALGGREPDLSTLEIFKTNGDQGVHLNRGTWHFPLICIEDKQEFIVLDGVGINLDEKKVIECVEYNMQDKEIFLIKD, from the coding sequence ATGAGAATAGAAATAAAACCAAAACCTCTAACAAGAGAAGCTTTTAAAAAATTCGGTGAAGTTATAGAAAAAGAGGGCAGAGAATCTATGATTATAAATAGAGGATCTGCTGAAAAATTTTATGAAGTATGTAATATGGATGCAAATGAAAAAGGAGTAAAATCAATTTTACATATTTATATAGGAAAAGGTAGAGAATTTCCTCTACATATAAATATGTTAGAAAAACATCCATACTTTTCTCAAACTTTTGTGCCAAGAAGTAAAGAACCTTTTTATTGTGTTGTTGCTTTGGGTGGTAGAGAACCAGATTTATCAACTTTAGAAATATTTAAAACAAATGGAGATCAAGGTGTTCATTTAAATAGAGGAACTTGGCATTTCCCTTTAATTTGTATAGAAGATAAACAAGAGTTCATCGTTTTGGATGGTGTAGGTATTAATCTTGATGAAAAAAAAGTAATCGAATGTGTAGAATATAATATGCAAGATAAAGAGATATTTTTAATAAAAGATTAA
- the urtA gene encoding urea ABC transporter substrate-binding protein, whose amino-acid sequence MKRLFAKAIVTSALLGGMLVHAADTIKVGVLHSLSGTMAISETTLKDTVLMLIDEQNKKGGVLGKKLEPVVVDPASNWPLFAEKMRSLLTKDKVDVTFGCWTSVSRKSVLPVVEELNGLLFYPVQYEGEESSKNVFYTGAAPNQQAIPAVDYLMNEMGVKRFVLAGTDYVYPRTTNKILEAYLLSKGVKKEDIMINYTPFGHSDWQSIVSDIKKFGSTGVKTAVVSTINGDANVPFYKELGNQGIKSEDIPVVAFSVGEEELSGIDTKPLVGHLAAWNYFESVKTPENDKFISTWHKFIKDEKRVTNDPMEATYIGFNLWVKAVEKAGTTNVDKVNEAIVGLSVPNLTGGTATMLKNHHITKPVLIGEIQEDGQFETVFSTKEVAGDAWSDFLPSSKDVISDWTAPINCGNYNTVTKKCSGQNY is encoded by the coding sequence ATGAAAAGATTATTTGCAAAAGCAATTGTAACTTCTGCATTATTAGGTGGAATGTTAGTTCACGCTGCTGATACTATCAAAGTTGGAGTTTTACACTCTCTTTCAGGAACTATGGCTATTAGTGAAACAACACTTAAAGACACAGTTTTAATGCTAATTGATGAGCAAAACAAAAAAGGTGGAGTTTTAGGAAAAAAACTTGAACCAGTTGTTGTTGACCCAGCTTCAAATTGGCCTTTATTTGCTGAAAAAATGAGAAGTTTATTAACTAAAGATAAAGTTGATGTAACTTTTGGTTGTTGGACATCAGTTTCAAGAAAATCTGTTCTTCCTGTTGTTGAAGAGTTAAATGGATTATTATTCTATCCAGTTCAATATGAAGGTGAAGAGTCTTCTAAAAATGTATTTTATACAGGTGCTGCGCCAAATCAACAAGCAATTCCAGCAGTTGATTATTTGATGAATGAAATGGGAGTAAAAAGATTTGTTTTAGCTGGAACAGATTATGTTTATCCAAGAACTACAAATAAAATCTTAGAAGCATATTTATTATCAAAAGGTGTTAAAAAAGAAGATATTATGATTAATTATACGCCATTTGGTCACTCTGATTGGCAATCAATTGTAAGTGATATTAAAAAATTTGGTTCAACTGGTGTTAAAACAGCTGTTGTTTCAACTATCAATGGTGATGCAAATGTTCCATTTTATAAAGAGTTAGGAAATCAAGGTATTAAATCTGAAGATATTCCAGTTGTTGCATTTAGTGTTGGTGAAGAAGAACTTTCAGGAATTGATACAAAACCACTTGTTGGACATTTAGCAGCTTGGAATTATTTTGAAAGTGTAAAAACTCCTGAAAATGATAAATTCATTTCAACTTGGCATAAATTCATCAAAGATGAAAAAAGAGTTACAAATGACCCGATGGAAGCTACATATATTGGATTTAACCTTTGGGTAAAAGCTGTTGAAAAAGCAGGTACAACTAATGTTGATAAAGTAAATGAAGCAATCGTTGGATTATCTGTTCCAAATTTAACTGGTGGAACAGCAACTATGTTGAAAAATCACCATATTACAAAACCTGTATTAATTGGTGAAATTCAAGAAGATGGTCAATTTGAAACTGTATTCTCTACAAAAGAAGTAGCAGGTGATGCTTGGTCTGATTTCTTACCATCATCAAAAGATGTAATCTCTGATTGGACAGCTCCAATTAATTGTGGTAACTATAATACTGTAACAAAAAAATGTTCAGGACAAAACTACTAA
- the urtB gene encoding urea ABC transporter permease subunit UrtB translates to MKFSIFKIIFLNLLILSSLFSSTFEDDLKAIDGKNFNEKENIVTQLANNYIEDDRLTLVLSKMLDGDLFIKNDDKDVVVLVKKEENSLYTKSLISGNDLEKLDESRFEKVKTNNKLRSVIKSLLAQINLFSKDVKKRETSAKNILQNVTKDDETVILKALEKEKNDEVKELLLEAKNIIFAKYYTGEKQLEAVRTLGDYISSNSLATLKTISESSDSSLELKEEANKSISSIERSRSFYSFIETAFFGLSQGSVLLLAAIGLAITFGVMKVINMAHGELIMIGAYTTYTIQQLMPNLIEYSIIIAIPCAFIVSALVGILIERLVIRHLYGRPLETLLATFGISLILQQVVRTIFSPLNQEVKTPSWMSGAWEINSALSLTYNRLYIVIFSIIVFLAILYVMKKTSLGLKVRAVSQNRPIARAMGIKSSYIDAITFGIGSGIAGVAGVALSQLTNVGPNLGQAYIVDSFMVVVFGGVGNLWGTLIAAFSLGEINKFIEPVAGAVLAKVIILVFIILFIQKKPRGLFPQKGRDVED, encoded by the coding sequence ATGAAATTTTCAATTTTTAAAATAATCTTTCTTAATTTATTAATCCTATCATCTCTTTTTTCTTCAACATTTGAAGATGATTTAAAAGCAATAGACGGAAAAAATTTTAATGAAAAAGAAAATATTGTAACTCAACTTGCAAATAATTATATAGAAGATGATAGATTAACTTTAGTTTTATCTAAAATGCTTGATGGAGATTTATTCATCAAAAATGATGATAAAGATGTTGTTGTATTAGTTAAAAAAGAAGAAAATAGTTTATACACTAAATCTTTGATTAGTGGAAATGATTTAGAAAAACTTGATGAATCAAGATTTGAAAAAGTTAAAACTAACAATAAATTAAGAAGTGTTATAAAAAGCTTACTTGCTCAAATAAATCTTTTCTCTAAAGATGTAAAAAAAAGAGAGACATCAGCTAAAAATATTTTACAAAATGTTACAAAAGATGATGAAACAGTTATCTTAAAAGCTTTGGAAAAAGAGAAAAATGATGAGGTTAAAGAGCTTTTACTTGAAGCTAAAAATATCATTTTTGCTAAATATTACACCGGAGAAAAACAGTTAGAAGCTGTTCGTACTTTAGGTGATTATATCTCTTCAAACTCATTAGCAACTTTGAAAACTATAAGTGAATCAAGTGATTCATCACTTGAATTAAAAGAAGAAGCAAATAAATCAATATCTTCAATAGAGCGTTCTAGAAGTTTTTATTCGTTTATAGAAACAGCATTTTTTGGACTTTCTCAAGGTTCAGTTTTACTTTTAGCTGCAATTGGACTTGCTATTACTTTTGGGGTTATGAAAGTAATAAATATGGCTCATGGTGAACTAATCATGATTGGAGCATATACTACATATACAATCCAACAATTAATGCCAAATTTAATCGAATATTCGATTATCATAGCAATTCCTTGTGCTTTTATAGTGAGTGCTTTAGTTGGGATTTTAATAGAAAGATTAGTTATCAGACATTTATATGGAAGACCACTTGAAACATTACTAGCAACTTTTGGGATTAGTTTGATTTTACAACAAGTTGTTAGAACAATATTCTCACCACTTAACCAAGAGGTAAAAACTCCATCATGGATGAGTGGAGCATGGGAAATAAATAGTGCCTTATCACTTACATATAATAGACTTTATATTGTGATTTTTTCAATCATTGTGTTTTTAGCAATTTTATATGTGATGAAAAAAACAAGTTTAGGATTAAAAGTTCGAGCAGTTTCTCAAAATAGACCAATTGCACGTGCAATGGGAATAAAATCAAGTTACATTGATGCAATAACATTTGGAATAGGTTCAGGAATTGCAGGAGTTGCTGGAGTTGCTTTATCTCAACTTACAAATGTTGGACCAAATCTTGGACAAGCATATATCGTAGATAGTTTTATGGTTGTTGTGTTTGGTGGAGTTGGAAATTTATGGGGAACTTTAATAGCAGCATTTTCACTTGGAGAAATAAATAAATTTATCGAACCAGTTGCTGGGGCAGTTTTAGCAAAAGTTATTATTTTAGTATTCATAATACTATTTATTCAGAAAAAACCAAGAGGGCTTTTCCCACAAAAGGGAAGAGATGTTGAGGATTAA
- the urtC gene encoding urea ABC transporter permease subunit UrtC, translating to MKKQPLILKIMQNDKGGKIVLSSLAVVVFVVSFCNLFVPENSIFYISTFTVTILGKYLAFALLALALDLVWGYLGVLSLGHGAFFALGGYAWAMYLMRQIGERGVYGNPDLPDFMVFMNLKELPWFWYGFDNPLFAFLMVMFVPALLAFIFGWLAFKSRVTGVYLSIITQALTYALMLAFFRNDMGFGGNNGLTDFKDILGFDLSADTTRVGLLIITFIALTLGYLLCRFIINSRLGRVVISIRDAESRVRFLGYKVEQYKLFIFVVSAILAAIAGALYVPQVGIINPGVFSPLFSIELVIWVAIGGRGTLYGAIIGAIVVSFASTYFTSALPEVWLYALGALFVVVTLYLPKGVVGIFTMFKSKVKKA from the coding sequence ATGAAAAAGCAACCATTAATTTTAAAAATTATGCAAAATGATAAAGGTGGAAAAATAGTTTTATCATCTCTTGCTGTTGTAGTATTTGTAGTTTCATTTTGTAATTTATTTGTTCCAGAAAATTCGATTTTTTATATTTCGACTTTTACAGTTACGATTTTAGGAAAATATTTAGCATTTGCATTACTTGCTCTTGCTCTTGATTTAGTGTGGGGATATTTAGGAGTTTTAAGCCTTGGTCATGGAGCATTTTTTGCTCTTGGGGGTTATGCTTGGGCTATGTATCTTATGCGTCAAATTGGTGAAAGAGGAGTTTATGGAAATCCAGATTTACCAGATTTTATGGTGTTTATGAATTTAAAAGAGTTACCTTGGTTTTGGTATGGATTTGATAATCCTTTATTTGCCTTTTTGATGGTTATGTTTGTTCCCGCACTTTTAGCTTTTATTTTTGGATGGTTAGCATTTAAAAGTAGGGTAACTGGAGTTTATCTTTCAATCATAACACAAGCTTTAACTTATGCACTTATGTTAGCTTTCTTTAGAAATGATATGGGATTTGGTGGAAATAATGGTCTGACAGATTTTAAAGATATTTTAGGTTTTGACTTATCAGCTGATACTACAAGAGTAGGGTTATTAATCATCACTTTTATAGCTTTAACTTTAGGATATTTACTTTGTAGATTTATTATAAATTCAAGACTTGGACGAGTTGTAATATCTATTAGAGATGCTGAAAGTAGGGTGAGATTTTTAGGATATAAAGTAGAACAATATAAACTTTTTATTTTTGTTGTATCTGCAATATTAGCTGCAATCGCTGGAGCACTTTATGTGCCACAAGTAGGAATCATAAATCCTGGAGTTTTTTCACCTTTATTTTCTATTGAACTCGTTATTTGGGTTGCAATTGGAGGACGAGGTACGCTTTATGGTGCAATCATAGGTGCAATAGTTGTAAGTTTTGCAAGTACATATTTTACATCTGCTCTTCCAGAAGTTTGGTTATATGCTTTAGGTGCACTTTTTGTTGTAGTTACTCTATATCTTCCAAAAGGTGTGGTTGGAATATTTACAATGTTTAAATCAAAAGTAAAAAAGGCTTAA